A region from the Nostoc sp. HK-01 genome encodes:
- a CDS encoding pyrroline-5-carboxylate reductase — protein sequence MTKKFGLIGGGVMGEALLSRLIADGIYQPSEVIVSEPQGARQNFLQQQYDVTVTADNSLVFRQAQEVIFLAVKPQVFSAIAQELADIISVEHSPLVISILAGVPLHHLEAAFPQLPVIRAMPNTPATVAAGITAICLGAYTNTKHHQKALQIFSAVGEVVEVSESLMDAVTGLSGSGPAYVSILVEALADGGVAAGLPRSIANQLALQTVLGTAQLLHNSKMHPAELKDRVTSPGGTTIAGICQLEKAGFRSALIEAVKAATVRSQELGK from the coding sequence ATGACTAAAAAATTTGGCTTAATTGGTGGTGGGGTAATGGGAGAAGCGCTGTTATCCCGCCTCATTGCAGATGGCATCTACCAACCTTCAGAAGTAATCGTTAGTGAACCCCAAGGGGCGCGGCAAAATTTTCTACAGCAACAATATGATGTAACCGTGACGGCAGATAACAGCTTGGTATTTCGCCAAGCGCAGGAAGTCATATTTTTAGCTGTAAAACCGCAAGTATTTAGCGCGATCGCCCAAGAATTAGCAGATATTATTTCGGTAGAACACTCACCTTTGGTGATTTCGATTTTGGCCGGAGTGCCTTTACATCACCTAGAAGCAGCATTTCCCCAACTCCCAGTTATTAGAGCCATGCCTAATACCCCAGCCACAGTGGCAGCAGGGATCACAGCAATCTGTTTAGGCGCATACACCAACACCAAACACCACCAAAAAGCTTTGCAAATATTTTCGGCAGTGGGAGAAGTAGTAGAAGTTTCCGAAAGTTTGATGGATGCAGTCACGGGGCTATCTGGTAGCGGCCCCGCTTACGTCTCTATCTTAGTAGAAGCCTTAGCCGATGGTGGAGTCGCCGCAGGTTTGCCTAGAAGTATTGCCAATCAACTCGCCCTACAAACTGTTTTGGGAACTGCACAATTACTGCATAATAGCAAAATGCACCCAGCAGAATTGAAAGATAGAGTTACCAGTCCTGGTGGAACAACAATTGCGGGGATTTGCCAATTAGAAAAAGCCGGATTTCGTTCAGCTTTAATTGAAGCAGTCAAAGCCGCTACAGTGCGATCGCAAGAATTGGGTAAATAG
- a CDS encoding DSH domain-containing protein: MNYPAPSPEINLGSIFPFDLDQFQKDAIASLNAGRSVVVCAPTGSGKTLVGEYAIYRALARRKRVFYTTPLKALSNQKLRDFREKFGADLVGLLTGDASINRDAPILVMTTEIFRNMLYGTPIGQVGISLVDVEAVVLDECHYMNDRQRGTVWEESIIYCPREVQLVALSATVANSEQLTDWLNHVHGPTDLIYSDFRPVPLEFNFCNPKGLFPLLNESKNKINPRLVKKHRKGQGDRGKNGRPEAPGIIYTLSQLQQRDMLPAIYFIFSRRGCDKAVAEVGDLWLVNGQESQILREQIDDFLNRNPEAGRSGQIAPLYRGVAAHHAGILPAWKVLVEELFQQGLIKVVFATETLAAGINMPARTTVISTLSKRTDTGHRLLNASEFLQMAGRAGRRGMDKQGYVVTVQTPFEGAKEAAYLATSKADPLVSQFTPSYGMVLNLLQTHTIEQARELVERSFGQYIANLHLKPEYDEIAELQDQLAQLQEQIAAVDENEIAVYEKLRQRLKVERQLLKTLQQQAQDDRQEELVMMLGFAVSGTLLSLKGKNITVSTPITAVLVGKSPGLAQAPYFVCLGQDNRWYVATTEDVMNLHAEMPRLDVPADMLPPPELLFKPGQSYRGNEQTAAIAQSIPEPGEPFHLSPEVAEQLSRVTAIEEQIENHPLRQSGNASTIFKRRARYVELEAELEQLQEQVEQQSQRHWEEFLNLITILQQFGCLDNLVPTELGRIAAAIRGENELWLGLVFASGQLNQLDPHHLAAAIAALVTETPRPDSRVNFDLSEEVAEALAKLRGIRRQMFQLQRRYNVALPIWLEFELIAIVEKWALGMEWTELCSHTTLDEGDVVRILRRTLDLLSQIPHVPHLPEILQRNAYRAMQLIDRFPVNEVVE; the protein is encoded by the coding sequence GTGAATTATCCCGCACCGTCTCCAGAAATTAACTTAGGGTCGATATTTCCCTTTGATCTGGATCAGTTTCAGAAAGATGCGATCGCGTCCCTTAACGCTGGACGCTCCGTAGTTGTATGTGCGCCCACAGGGTCGGGCAAAACATTAGTCGGAGAATACGCTATTTATCGCGCCCTAGCGCGAAGAAAACGTGTATTCTACACCACGCCCCTGAAAGCGCTGTCGAATCAAAAATTACGCGATTTCCGTGAAAAATTTGGAGCCGATTTGGTGGGACTGTTAACTGGCGATGCGTCAATTAACAGAGATGCACCAATTCTGGTGATGACCACAGAAATCTTCCGCAATATGCTCTATGGCACACCCATTGGGCAAGTTGGCATTTCCTTGGTAGACGTAGAAGCAGTGGTATTAGACGAATGCCACTACATGAACGATCGCCAACGCGGTACAGTTTGGGAAGAATCAATTATCTACTGTCCTCGTGAAGTTCAACTAGTAGCCCTCTCCGCTACAGTTGCCAACAGCGAACAACTCACCGATTGGTTAAATCACGTTCACGGCCCCACCGACCTGATTTATTCTGATTTTCGCCCAGTACCCTTGGAATTTAACTTTTGTAATCCCAAAGGTCTGTTTCCTTTATTGAATGAGAGTAAAAACAAAATTAATCCCCGCTTAGTTAAAAAACACCGCAAAGGACAAGGGGATAGAGGTAAAAACGGCAGACCAGAAGCCCCTGGCATCATTTATACTTTGAGCCAGCTACAACAACGAGATATGCTTCCTGCCATTTACTTTATCTTCAGTCGCCGGGGATGCGATAAAGCCGTGGCAGAAGTAGGTGATTTATGGTTAGTTAATGGCCAAGAGTCACAAATATTACGCGAGCAAATCGACGATTTTTTAAACCGTAACCCTGAAGCTGGACGTTCGGGACAAATTGCCCCCCTTTATCGCGGGGTTGCTGCCCACCATGCAGGGATTTTACCTGCTTGGAAAGTGCTAGTGGAAGAACTATTCCAGCAGGGATTGATTAAGGTAGTATTTGCGACCGAAACTTTAGCCGCAGGCATTAATATGCCTGCCCGTACCACAGTTATTTCCACCCTGTCTAAGCGTACCGATACCGGACACCGCTTATTAAATGCTTCGGAATTTCTGCAAATGGCAGGCCGGGCTGGTCGTCGGGGGATGGATAAACAAGGTTATGTGGTGACAGTCCAAACGCCCTTTGAAGGAGCTAAAGAAGCAGCGTATCTGGCTACCTCTAAGGCAGACCCCTTGGTGAGCCAGTTTACACCTAGTTATGGTATGGTACTGAACTTACTGCAAACTCACACCATAGAACAAGCCAGAGAACTAGTAGAACGCAGTTTTGGGCAGTATATAGCTAACTTGCACCTCAAACCAGAATACGACGAGATTGCCGAACTGCAAGACCAACTAGCCCAACTCCAGGAACAAATCGCCGCAGTAGATGAAAATGAAATCGCCGTTTATGAGAAATTGCGGCAACGTCTGAAAGTAGAACGCCAGTTATTAAAAACTCTACAACAACAAGCCCAAGATGATCGCCAAGAAGAATTGGTAATGATGTTGGGCTTTGCTGTTTCTGGAACACTGTTAAGTCTCAAAGGAAAAAATATTACAGTATCTACACCCATAACGGCAGTTTTAGTTGGCAAAAGTCCTGGTTTAGCACAAGCACCTTATTTTGTCTGTTTAGGGCAAGATAACCGTTGGTATGTGGCAACAACGGAAGATGTGATGAATTTACACGCAGAAATGCCCCGGCTAGATGTGCCAGCAGATATGTTACCGCCCCCAGAGTTGCTGTTCAAGCCAGGACAATCTTACCGTGGGAATGAACAAACAGCTGCGATCGCCCAAAGCATTCCCGAACCCGGAGAACCTTTTCATCTGTCACCAGAAGTAGCAGAACAACTCAGTCGCGTTACTGCTATTGAAGAACAAATAGAAAATCATCCTCTGCGACAATCAGGTAATGCCTCAACAATTTTTAAACGTCGAGCGCGTTATGTTGAACTCGAAGCCGAACTTGAACAATTGCAAGAGCAAGTTGAACAACAATCACAACGTCATTGGGAAGAATTTCTCAATTTAATTACGATTTTGCAACAATTCGGCTGTTTGGATAACCTAGTACCCACAGAATTAGGGCGAATTGCCGCAGCTATTCGGGGAGAAAATGAACTGTGGTTGGGTTTAGTCTTTGCTAGTGGTCAACTTAACCAATTAGATCCCCACCACTTAGCCGCAGCCATAGCCGCTTTAGTCACAGAAACCCCACGTCCTGATAGTCGAGTCAACTTTGATTTGAGTGAGGAAGTAGCCGAGGCTTTAGCAAAACTGCGGGGTATCCGTCGCCAAATGTTCCAACTGCAACGGCGATACAATGTGGCTTTACCCATCTGGTTAGAATTTGAGCTAATTGCCATTGTCGAAAAGTGGGCATTGGGTATGGAGTGGACAGAACTATGCAGCCACACAACCTTAGACGAAGGCGATGTGGTAAGAATTTTACGCCGCACGTTGGATTTATTATCCCAAATTCCCCACGTTCCCCATTTACCAGAAATTTTGCAGCGGAATGCTTACCGCGCAATGCAATTAATTGATAGATTCCCGGTGAATGAAGTAGTTGAGTAG